Proteins from a single region of Carassius carassius chromosome 37, fCarCar2.1, whole genome shotgun sequence:
- the LOC132118341 gene encoding eyes absent homolog 4-like isoform X4 → MENTQELNEQSVKKSTTDSHAPDPVDNRALDMQDLTDPQHSVNSGSDGSSKLDKNILSNNITTNGTGGENMTILNTADWLLGCSTPPTAPSMKNDVKSEPLNSSETVSSAGDTGLDTYTGSVISSSGFSPRPTHQYSPPLYPSKPYPHILSTPVAPPMSAYTGQSQFTSMQQSTVYTPYSQTTPPYGLSTYDLGVMLPGIKTEGGLTQTQSTLQSGLSYSPGFTTPQPGQTAYSPYQMPGSGFTTSPGLYTSNNSNPGNFTTQQEYPSYTAFGQNQYAQYYSTSSYGSYMTSNSSLDGTGSVSSYQLQDSTPIMTGQAADLNPGEFEAGQSPSTPIKEMEDRACRGGGAKARGRGRKNNPSPPPDSDLERVFVWDLDETIIVFHSLLTGSYAQKYGKDPPLAVTLGLRMEEMIFNLADTHLFFNDLEECDQVHIDDASSDDNGQDLSTYSFATDGFHAAATSASLCLATGVRGGVDWMRKLAFRYRRVKELYCSYKNNVGGLLGPAKREAWLQLRAEVEALTDSWLTTALKSLSIISSRSNCVNVLVTTTQLIPALAKVLLYSLGSAFPIENIYSATKIGKESCFERIVSRFGTNITYVVIGDGRDEEHAASQHNMPFWRISSHSDLLALHQALEFEYL, encoded by the exons ATGGAGAATACACAGGAGCTGAATGAACAGAGC GTGAAGAAATCTACCACTGATTCCCATGCTCCGGACCCAGTAGACAACAG gGCCTTGGACATGCAGGATCTAACAGACCCACAGCACTCTGTTAACAGTGGCAGTGACGGCTCGTCCAAACTGGACAAAAACATCCTCAGCAACAACATCACGACCAATGGAACCGGAG GAGAGAACATGACAATTCTAAACACGGCTGATTGGCTGCTGGGCTGCAGTACCCCGCCCACTGCCCCAAGTATGAAGAACGATG TTAAGTCTGAGCCTCTGAACAGCAGTGAGACTGTAAGCTCAGCGGGAGACACTGGGCTGGACACTTACACTGGGTCAG TTATAAGCAGCAGTGGATTCAGCCCTCGGCCGACTCACCAGTATTCACCTCCTCTCTACCCCTCAAA GCCTTACCCCCACATCCTGTCTACTCCCGTGGCTCCTCCCATGTCGGCCTACACGGGCCAATCACAGTTCACTAGCATGCAGCAGTCGACAGTTTACACGCCCTACTCTCAAACTACTCCACCCTATGGCCTCTCCACCTATG ATTTGGGGGTGATGTTGCCAGGTATAAAAACAGAAGGAGGGCTAACACAAACCCAATCAACCCTCCAATCAGGGCTCAGCTATAGCCCTGGATTTACCACTCCTCAGCCCGGACAGACAGCATATTCACCCTATCAGATGCCAG GGTCAGGTTTCACAACCTCTCCTGGTCTCTACACATCCAACAACTCCAATCCAGGCAACTTCACCACACAGCAG GAATATCCCTCCTATACAGCTTTTGGGCAGAATCAGTATGCTCAGTATTACTCCACCTCGTCCTACGGTTCCTACATGACATCTAACAGCTCATTGGATGGCACAGGTTCTGTCTCCAGCTATCAGCTGCAAGACTCCACCCCCATCATGACAGGACAAGCAGCTGACCTGAATCCAG GTGAGTTTGAGGCGGGGCAGAGCCCATCCACGCCAATCAAGGAGATGGAGGACCGGGCGTGCCGAGGGGGTGGGGCTAAAGCAAGGGGGCGTGGCAGAAAGAACAACCCCTCCCCACCACCTGACAGTGACCTTGAG AGGGTGTTTGTTTGGGATCTGGATGAGACAATTATTGTCTTTCACTCACTCCTCACGGGCTCCTATGCACAGAAGTATGGCAAG GACCCTCCTTTGGCTGTGACTCTTGGTTTAAGAATGGAGGAGATGATCTTCAATCTTGCTGATACACatctattttttaatgatttagag GAGTGTGACCAGGTGCACATTGATGATGCCTCTTCAGATGATAACGGACAGGACCTCAG TACTTACAGTTTTGCCACTGATGGCTTCCATGCAGCTGCAACAAGCGCAAGTCTCTGCCTAGCAACAGGTGTTAGGGGCGGAGTCGACTGGATGAGGAAGTTAGCTTTCCGATACAGAAGAGTCAAAGAGTTGTACTGCTCTTACAAAAACAATGTTGGAG GGTTGCTGGGACCGGCTAAGAGGGAGGCGTGGCTCCAGCTGAGGGCAGAAGTTGAGGCTCTCACGGACTCCTGGCTGACCACTGCGCTCAAGTCCCTGTCAATCATCAGCTCCAG GAGTAACTGTGTTAACGTTTTGGTGACAACGACACAGTTAATACCTGCACTGGCTAAAGTGCTGTTGTATAGCCTGGGCTCAGCGTTTCCAATTGAAAACATTTACAGCGCAACCAAAATAG
- the LOC132118341 gene encoding eyes absent homolog 4-like isoform X6, with translation MENTQELNEQSVKKSTTDSHAPDPVDNRALDMQDLTDPQHSVNSGSDGSSKLDKNILSNNITTNGTGVKSEPLNSSETVSSAGDTGLDTYTGSVISSSGFSPRPTHQYSPPLYPSKPYPHILSTPVAPPMSAYTGQSQFTSMQQSTVYTPYSQTTPPYGLSTYDLGVMLPGIKTEGGLTQTQSTLQSGLSYSPGFTTPQPGQTAYSPYQMPAGSGFTTSPGLYTSNNSNPGNFTTQQEYPSYTAFGQNQYAQYYSTSSYGSYMTSNSSLDGTGSVSSYQLQDSTPIMTGQAADLNPGEFEAGQSPSTPIKEMEDRACRGGGAKARGRGRKNNPSPPPDSDLERVFVWDLDETIIVFHSLLTGSYAQKYGKDPPLAVTLGLRMEEMIFNLADTHLFFNDLEECDQVHIDDASSDDNGQDLSTYSFATDGFHAAATSASLCLATGVRGGVDWMRKLAFRYRRVKELYCSYKNNVGGLLGPAKREAWLQLRAEVEALTDSWLTTALKSLSIISSRSNCVNVLVTTTQLIPALAKVLLYSLGSAFPIENIYSATKIGKESCFERIMQRFGRKVVYVVIGDGVEEEQAAAKHNMPFWRISSHSDLLALHQALEFEYL, from the exons ATGGAGAATACACAGGAGCTGAATGAACAGAGC GTGAAGAAATCTACCACTGATTCCCATGCTCCGGACCCAGTAGACAACAG gGCCTTGGACATGCAGGATCTAACAGACCCACAGCACTCTGTTAACAGTGGCAGTGACGGCTCGTCCAAACTGGACAAAAACATCCTCAGCAACAACATCACGACCAATGGAACCGGAG TTAAGTCTGAGCCTCTGAACAGCAGTGAGACTGTAAGCTCAGCGGGAGACACTGGGCTGGACACTTACACTGGGTCAG TTATAAGCAGCAGTGGATTCAGCCCTCGGCCGACTCACCAGTATTCACCTCCTCTCTACCCCTCAAA GCCTTACCCCCACATCCTGTCTACTCCCGTGGCTCCTCCCATGTCGGCCTACACGGGCCAATCACAGTTCACTAGCATGCAGCAGTCGACAGTTTACACGCCCTACTCTCAAACTACTCCACCCTATGGCCTCTCCACCTATG ATTTGGGGGTGATGTTGCCAGGTATAAAAACAGAAGGAGGGCTAACACAAACCCAATCAACCCTCCAATCAGGGCTCAGCTATAGCCCTGGATTTACCACTCCTCAGCCCGGACAGACAGCATATTCACCCTATCAGATGCCAG CAGGGTCAGGTTTCACAACCTCTCCTGGTCTCTACACATCCAACAACTCCAATCCAGGCAACTTCACCACACAGCAG GAATATCCCTCCTATACAGCTTTTGGGCAGAATCAGTATGCTCAGTATTACTCCACCTCGTCCTACGGTTCCTACATGACATCTAACAGCTCATTGGATGGCACAGGTTCTGTCTCCAGCTATCAGCTGCAAGACTCCACCCCCATCATGACAGGACAAGCAGCTGACCTGAATCCAG GTGAGTTTGAGGCGGGGCAGAGCCCATCCACGCCAATCAAGGAGATGGAGGACCGGGCGTGCCGAGGGGGTGGGGCTAAAGCAAGGGGGCGTGGCAGAAAGAACAACCCCTCCCCACCACCTGACAGTGACCTTGAG AGGGTGTTTGTTTGGGATCTGGATGAGACAATTATTGTCTTTCACTCACTCCTCACGGGCTCCTATGCACAGAAGTATGGCAAG GACCCTCCTTTGGCTGTGACTCTTGGTTTAAGAATGGAGGAGATGATCTTCAATCTTGCTGATACACatctattttttaatgatttagag GAGTGTGACCAGGTGCACATTGATGATGCCTCTTCAGATGATAACGGACAGGACCTCAG TACTTACAGTTTTGCCACTGATGGCTTCCATGCAGCTGCAACAAGCGCAAGTCTCTGCCTAGCAACAGGTGTTAGGGGCGGAGTCGACTGGATGAGGAAGTTAGCTTTCCGATACAGAAGAGTCAAAGAGTTGTACTGCTCTTACAAAAACAATGTTGGAG GGTTGCTGGGACCGGCTAAGAGGGAGGCGTGGCTCCAGCTGAGGGCAGAAGTTGAGGCTCTCACGGACTCCTGGCTGACCACTGCGCTCAAGTCCCTGTCAATCATCAGCTCCAG GAGTAACTGTGTTAACGTTTTGGTGACAACGACACAGTTAATACCTGCACTGGCTAAAGTGCTGTTGTATAGCCTGGGCTCAGCGTTTCCAATTGAAAACATTTACAGCGCAACCAAAATAG